The genomic DNA CTTCACGAAGAGCGAATTTCGGCTTTGACCAGTTATAAGACGGAAGAGTTGGCAGCAAAAAATGCATCTCTAAAACAAAAGGTAAAGAGAGTTTCTTCAGCTTTGTTTCGGCGACATTCGTTTGTAGTTGTCTGGCCTTGAACTTGACCTGGAGCATCAGCGGGTGCAGGCGAATGCCAAGCAGGCAAAATGGGAATCAGAAGCTAGACAAACGAGGGAAGCCTTCGAGGAAAAAGTAATGCACAAAACGAAACGTTTAAGTCAACTTTTTGAGGGCTACGTTCTAAGCttgcaaaacaaagaaaggcgTTGACCAAAGAGACGGAGCGtctgaaaaaagaatcgtTGCTAAGAAACTCGGATTCAGAGATGGCGAGGCTCAAATCGAAGCTGTCTGCTCAACAGGTACGTCGTATCAGCACTTGCCGTTTTCTCgtggggggaaaaaaaggaaatttttaGGTGATGATAGATCATCTCCAACGTGAACTGAGCTCGGTGGCAAATTGCACCGACTTGGTAGCGAGAGCCCGagtgagagaagaaaaattaaagcAGCAAGTGGAAAGATTGTACGAGGAGTTGCGAGAGGCGAGGAAGCACCACACGCCGGTTAGTGACTCTTTAGACAGATTGATGTCCCTTGGGTTGCAGCGTCGGATTAGGAAATGCATCACTACGAGGCGTTGACGGCGAAAATACAGAGAATGGAAACGAGGTCAATAAACGTATAGGTGTGTATACGGTATTGCTGAGTTGTTTGGTGCGCAGGCACGCTCAGAGGGAGCAGGAATTGAGAGACGTGCTATTGCGAACGCAAGAAGCGGCTGGTTTAGATGCAGATCAAACAGCTGTAAGACTTACTGGTGCGTTGATGATAGACCGACGACTTGGGGCGTTCAGGAGTTCTGGAAAAGAGAAGCGGATATGAAAACCGTTGAACTGGGAAAATTCCGAGAAGAATTGGATACTATACTCAACGTTCTGAGTGAGTTAAAGAAGCAGGTAAGGGAAACAGGATCGAGATTGCTTGTATGACGATAACGGTTTTGAAGGGAATCTCTATTCCGTTGTGTACGTGAAATTtcgcggtgacgtcacaatgcaTGTAAGTaaacatttaattaataattagcTAAGTGAAGACGCGGCTTTGAATCAATTATCTATTCTGACTGATCACAGTCTTATATTCCACTTCTTCATCACTGTCTTTTTAGTGATTGTCTCTAATTGACATATTGCATCCCAAGCAGGCTGAATCAATTGTTGCAGATAGTCATTCTCTGATGTAAGCTTTTCCACTTGAGCACGAGTAAGAATGTATATTTGCGCCAGACGGCCCAGTGCTAAAGGAAAAATGAGGCTCAACTCGTTTTCACTTACAGGATAACGAGTTCGAAAGCCAGCTAGCCAGCTAGCAGAAAGGCTGATTTTATCACCGTCTTCTCTGAGCAATATCTTGGCAATTGCTATTCCTATTTCACAAACTCTATAACTATAGACTGCATCTCCAAAATCAAGCAGTCCTGCAACATCCCTATCGTCCATAATCAAATTGGAATCGCTCAAATCGCCGTGAATGTACGCCTTCGGTAATGTTACGAGAAGTGGATAAATATCAGATTCGAATTCGTCTAGAATTCTACTAAGCTTTCTCCATTTTTCTGGGTCTGTCGTTTTCAACGGGTCCAAGAACTGCCTGCTTTTAGACAAGTGAGCCAAATCCCATCGATCGACTCTTTCTTGCAGTGCACGATTTGACGGAAACTTCTCCAAACATTTCGTCAACATTCCGGCGAATTTTCCAACCTGAAAATAAACGTCAGGTTGGGGTGCCAAAACTTTCAAAAGTCTGCCAGGCAAGAAAGGGAAAATTCTGACGGCGTACTTAGGTGGTGAATCGCGCTCTCTGTAGTCAGGATGATCGAATCCGCGTAGGACTGTTCGTTGGCCCATTCTACTTTTCAATGGAGCAGATACAGGTAAGCCTTGATCGTGGAGAAAGGTCATTAGGTCGTTTTGACCCTCGATGTTGCCCAAATGCTTCGAGTCTGTccaatttaaaattttcaaaacgaaTTGGGACTCGACCGAGGCATTTTCGAATTTGGCGTCGAATTTGAAATTAAGATCCATGTAGGATGGAAGACGGGAAAAGCGATCGATTGAAGACAACGGGAAAAGCTCGTGCACGATTGCGGGAAGCCGCGCAAGGTCGATCAAAGGTGTGAGAAAAGGAACGCCATAgtcgtctgacgtcattactGCGAGTACGGGACTACTAAGAAGGCGAGGTCAAGAAACAGACTGAAACGGATTTTTTCGTGTAGTATGGTAGCGTTGCAAGTAGAATTCGTGCATCACGCGCGTAATCGCGAACAAGACCCAGACCCTAAACTGCTTCGgtgtcattttttatttaataaaccCGGAACTAACCCGGAAgtatcaaaaaaattttcgcacagaggtcttttttcttttgctgtgTCCACCCTCGGGTGGATGGGGGTCAACCTCGCTACTCCCCCATCGGAGttagagcctgtttagtctcccggctcAGACGCCTGGGACCGGCAGCATTCGGATGTGAGTGCTGCCGGCCTgattccagggggaccgctattgtaacccaccgcgtcttgcccaagtggggtggcagtttatcactcatgccactggagtaggggattgaatcccTGCGTTTGAGCCACGTTTAACCTCTCTGATACAAGAGTTGGAACcagttttatttagtcacctcggggcccagaGGTGAATGACGACATCAGAAAGAACGGTACGCCTCGTCACTGAGAACTACAGAAAAAGAGGACTTAGAGAATTGAAATAGCCTTACGTTTCTGCAGTCAGATGACGACAACTCGGAGAAAGGAAATCTATCGAAGAATAATCTTTACTGCAAAAGAGAGCTGTCGTGGACTCTCACACGACTTTGCCTATTACACACACCGTACCTCTCAGTTAGAACTACAAACGACCCAAAACGACGCTTTGTTCTTTCAGTTCATAACGAGCGTCATCCACAACAAAACTGTACCAAAGCAGTGGAAGTGGTATCGTGGCTAAATGCCAAAGAGAGTGAGCATCAAATAAACCAAACACGGGCGGAAAATCTCCCAATTCCAAACCCATTGCCGAAAATAGCAATAGGAGAAACAGCACGCACTTCCACACGTACGGCTGCTTGTCCTTGCACACGAAACACCACCCGAACCACGTGCACATCATCAAGACTCCCAGAGTCACGTTGAAGTTAATATTGAATCCGTAATCGAACCTAATAAACGCCATATAATAAACGTAGGACGCGTAGACGCTCGCATCGATTGCACCCAACAGCCACGACACCGCATTGCGAGCGGGTCTCGATCCGCCAACGATGCGCATCTGCTGACAAAATACCTGCATAACGATCAACGAGGTCGCCGCAAAATAGTCCATTCGCTCCGTAAAGGGAACGTCGCGAGCGTGAAATACTGTCGACCACACCCACGCGTGAATCGAAACTAGCGAATTCGCCTGCCATACCCAGTAGAGACGGTAGCGTCGCGGCACGCGCGAACGATAGCGTCGTAGAGCGCTGACGTGAGCTAGACAATTGGCGACGGAAAAGATAGTCGATGCGACCTCCTGAACGCCGAAAATGCGAACGAATGGCCATTTTCCGTAGAATTGGCGAACTGGACGGCCGTAGCGAATGTCGTCGTTTGTCACCTGGTGCATGCAGTCGTATTTGCATTCGTCCACGCAGGTCCAGCCGAGGAAACGGTTCCATGAGGAGATCTCCGGCTCGTTCGGCGTTCTGCACGCCGACTGGCATTTTCTCGCGCATTCGACGAAGTCGGGAGAACGATCTCCTAACGATGCGTTTACAGAAACGGCTACGAATCctacgaagaagacgattaCAAAGTACATGGTTCTGCCCCTAAAGCCCCGGACTACATGAGCTAAAAAAACTCATAAAAAACGTCCTTACAAATTTCTTTCGAGCGAAGACAGTTCTCTATAAATTTCATCAAAATTAGGCCTCATTGCTTCGTCATCCTGCCAACAGCGCCTCATCAGCGCATAGATAGCTGGAGGACATATCTTATAACAGAATAAATGAGCAGTCCACGCATTATTATTACTAGCCAATAGAAATTACCTCTGGTTTGCTCAGTCGTCCTCCCTGAGAAGTAAATGACAACGTTGCCATCATGTTCAAAGCTTCATAGGGCTCCTTTCCAAACGACAGAACTTCCCACATGAGCACTCCACAGCTCCAAACGTCTGAAGCCGTTGTAAAGCGTCGATGATTCAGCGACTCGGGCGCTGCCCATTTCAATGCGACGCGACCACCCTGAGACAAGTACATCCCATCTGGTTCTTCCAACTCCCTTGAAAGGCCAAAGTCGGATAATTTGCACTGCTCTGAACGAGACACCAGAACGTTTCTCGCAGCTAGATCCTAACAATAAGGAATTACACAGCGCACGGTTTCGGCTGCATTCTCACTCTATGCACGAATGCACGCCTTGACAGATACACCATTGCGGAGAGCACATCCAGAACATAATGAACTAATTGCTTCAATGATTTCTCACGGCCACATTTctaaataaagaaaagattCCAGAACTTGCAgctaaaaaatcgacgtggTTAAATACCCGAACAAATTCGTCAAGGGCGCCATTATCGAGAAATTCCAGAACAAGAACAGGATTGCCCTCTGCACGTGTTACAAAAGACGTAATGAAATAGCTAATCTGAGCTGttatttaatcaataaagACCTTGCCATCCAAGACCGTAGAATCGAACTACGTGTGGATGATTAAGCTGGTTTAGGATGTACGCTTCTTTAATCATATCGTTCAGATCCTTTTCGTCACACTTCTAAAGAAAGCAAACAGACATCCTAAGTAcaatatttcaattttcatATAAACAAACAAACATCTTTCAGCAGCTTTGCGGCAATTGATAGGTTGCCTATTTTGTAAATTCCTTGATAGACTACTCCAAAGTTTCCTGCAAAATCAAACGAATGTTCCTACTTATGCATACCCAAGCCAACAATGCCTTGCTTTTACCTTCCGCTAATTTGCTCATCAGTTTCAACTTATCCATTTCCAATTTAGGCAGCTTTTCCATGCAATATGTGACTGTTTTATTTCTTGGATCGTCGAGTTCAGAGTAAATTGCCTCTgccaaaaaaattgtttacTTAATTAAGCACTGATTTACTCCATTTACCCAATAACATATTTAAATACCTTCTTTTTCTGGCAGACTCTGATTTTTTCGTCCACATTCGCCAAGACTTGGTGGCTTTGCTCTCGGCAAAGAGTTGGCTTTTTGTGGAGAAAGGCGCGAGTCTGACAGCACAGGATTTGGCATACTCATTGGAACATAGGACGTATCAGCGTCAAGATCAATAGTCATATCAGACATGTGCTCCTGCATGTCGCTCATATCATAAAGGTGCTCCTGCATGTCACTGTGCGGCGATTGCGGCGGTTGGTGCTGGTGCTTCTGCATGTCACTGGTATCATAGATGTGCGGTTGTGGTTGGgggtgctggtgctgcaggtgctgcagctgctgcagctgcttcttcttccgttGCGGCGATGATTCCACTTCGCGTATATCAATATATTCTGAAGAATCAAGAGAGTCcaaaatcgtcgactcaTACGATGGTGGAGCCTCTGCCAGTGGTGGATTGCGCGGAGCAAACGACTGAGGTGGCAAAGAGCTGGCCACACTAGTCATAGGATGATGACCTGCTATGGGACCACCTGAGTACGTATTCCCGCGGGTAAGACTCGGAGGGAGAGGCTGCGGATAGGGAAAAACTGGCGGTGCCACAGCTAATGCTACACATATTCATCAGTTGTCAATACAAGACTTTTATCATAAGTGACTTGCCTGGACTCGAAGCGCTGCGACCTCTATTTGATCCATGCTGAGCACTCTGATGAGTAAAAAATGATTAGTAAGCTAGAAGTGGTACATGTAGTTCCGTACGTCCTGTCTTATAGCGCGAGTCGATCCAGGCTTTAGAGCTTCCATCCAACCGAACGCGTCTTCCTAAAGTTTCTTACGCTCGTCCTTCCTCTCTTCCTCCCTCTTCGTTCCCTTCTTACCAGCGAGTCGGCGGCGAGGAGCCAAGAGTCCCCTTTTCGAAAGCGCACTTCGAACGTGCATTCTCTGCTCTTGTCGTAGCTAACATCGACGATGTCCGAAAGGATGTGAAACTGCTTTGGTTCGGTGGCCTGCATGTGCGAACTCACTTCAGCGTGGCGCGCGTTCAAGTAGTGCTGCTTACGTGTTTGGTTTCGCTGTACGAAAAGTACATTTTGTCGAGCTTGAAAAAGTAGGATGTCGATGTGCGCTTTCCCGTGCGGCCTTTCATTCCTCCCTTGAATTTTGTCAGCATTCCCTTTCGACTCATCTTTTCCTGCTTCTGAGTACAACGGGTACAACGGGCGCACGCTAAAGCTATCGGCCACTAAATAAACATCCAATCAGTCAATCACGCAATCAAGCAATCAAATTAAGTGTCTAGCACAGCTTTTTAGCCTTGCTCTGTACTCCAGATGGCATCTCTCCAGATGGCATCTTGCAGGGCTGATGAGAACGAGCGTGTTCCATAGAGCAAATATGACTTTGAGCACAGGAAGCATCACAAGGCTCCATCACATGTGAATGATGATAGTACTTGTCATAAATCCCAACAAGCGTCGAATTCGCTTTACAGCGATTTATAAAGTCATTCCAATCAGACGGAAACAGCCATTTCATGTCGTACGCAGAACGAGCAGAATATTCCTTTTGCCAATTGGGCACCCCATTCAAATTCGCCTCAGTCAAATTCATGATATAGTCAGCGTAGTCAAGCACCGCAAAGCTGCTATTGGGATACGAGCCATCTACAGTGTAAACGCGAAACGCTGGATTCAGATCGGAATAGGTCGTCACACTCGGTCCAATGTAGGCCACGTTCGTTGGCACCGacgcttctttctcgtcatAGAAAACGCTAACTGAAGTGACGTGAGTGTGACCAAAGAACTGTCCGCTTATTGTTCCTTCAAATCGATTCACTATAGAATAGTAGGCCTGGCTCCACGGCAACAGACAGTCACCACTTTGTGGAGGAATATGACCAATGATGTGGACTTTCTGATGGGCTGCTTCCGCCTCGAGTAGCTGCTTGGTGAGCCACTCCAGCTGACCAGCCGGATCCGTGGTATTGATGTACAGCCAAAAGTTTTCGTTATTGCAGTAGTTCATGTTGAGAGATATGATGCGGAAGTATTTGCTAACGTTCGTGCTATAGAAACCTCCGTAGCGAATTGTATCCACAGTCGAAGCCGGTAGCCAATCTTTAGACCAATTTTCTGATAAAGTGTCATAGAGCCATGCCTCAGAATCGTTACCCGTAACAAAAGGTGGCGGAAAGCTATTGACAGGCGCACTATCGTGATTGCCCAACGCCGGATAAACGATCTTATCGGGAAAATATTTGAACATGAGACGAGTGACGttgtcgatgacgtcgagttgCTCCGCTCTCGGCTGATCCCACACATTGTGCGGAGGAACGTCGCCCGTCCAATAGATCGCATCAAAGTCGATATTCTTGCTAATATATTCATACATGTTTTCAAGCGTTTGAACAGGCGGATCGCACTTGTAGTCGCCCCACTTTCCAGCACCCAATTTACCGACCCATTTATCGGACGTTCGACAGCAAAGCGGCTCGCCGCAGTCAGTATCCCTACCCTCTTCGTATGCAAAATCGTGATGGGTATCCGACAATTGAATAATTTTCATTATTGGCGATCCGGCCTTGGGCGGAGCCGGAGGTCGTCGCGGGGGTTTGTTCGGAGGAATAGGAATCGTCCAATTGTCGTACGGATTGTATGGATCGGCGCAGCTATCGCCGAATATGGCGCCGCACACTTCGTCGGCTGTGACGTAACGATCGAGAAGCACGCCAAATACTTCCGGACGAAATTCGTTCGCGATTCCGTCGCACACCGTCTTGTCTTCGATCTTCAGATCGGTGCACGCGTCCGAAATGATCTTGgcgacttcgtcttcgacgtttgGAAGGCCGACGAGGGGTTTTATGAGGAGAACGGCCGCCTTGCAGACGTCACATTCGATGGCGCCGGAGGTTCGCGCTGCTATTTGAGAGACGACGGTCGACAGCCTATGCAAATTCTCGCGAAGGCTTTTCGTCGCCGGTAAGGCAACGTTCAGCGTCGGAAGAACGAAGACAAGCAGGCATACGATTCGCATGACGGAAGGGGTTTGTTGTCATGTGATTTTTCGTACACGTGATTCTCTACGTCAgaatcgcgcgcgcgccttAGCACCCGGATCTATTCGCGCGAAGTACATGCAAGCCAGCAACACTAGAAAACATAACAGCAAATTCATCGACGAGCGTTTCAATCAACTTCCTCTTGGAATCTAAGCGCTTTCCTTGATAATGGCCAGACACATTTTCTTGTAGTCTCCGCTAGTGTCACCCTTTATCCACTGAGCCAACGGTTTTTTGTAGTCCCTTGCAAACGCCTCCTTTACGTCAGCCAAATCaatctgcaagaaaaaaatgccaTCTACTTCCCTCCCTTTCTACAATCACTGACTTCGCTACGTGAGACAAGAACGCGAATCAGCTGACTGTCCTTAGTCCCAGCACCCTTCATAGATTTTTGGAGACGTTCAGCAAAATAGCCTGGAGTATCCATGACGACTTTCACTGAAAAAGGAGTGTCAAAGTCGACGCTGATTCCAACCTGATTTCTCAACTAACCAATAGCCTTGAAGCCACTCTCCACATCACCTGACATCTCCTTTTCAATAGCCTTGATCATGTCATGACCAGCCAACTGAAGTAATAAACATGAGCAGTGAATCTCTAAggtttctaaaaaaaatgataattaattaaactgaCCTCTTTGTATGCCTGAAAGGTAGCTCTGAGTTGGGCATAGTTCCTAGATGCCATCACCTTGTTGAAGACGCTTTCATCTGTGCCCCAGTGAGCAACTCCCGCCTAATATTAGCAAATAGCATCAAATGTGAGAGGGGAGTCCTACTGCACCTCGTACAAATCAGAGGCCTCTTTTCGTGCCAAATCGGCATCCACTGCGGTGCCCGTATCGCGATTTGCCTGTACGTGTGCACATCTAGCAGAGTCTCTTTTTGTTTGTAGTGGTACAGTACCTGAAGGAGAGAGACGAGGAGTCGCCTGAAGTGGCCACTCGTTTCAGACATGACGTCTTTCTCCAAATTGCTTTTGCACTCTGAAAAGAAACTGGCACTGTGTACCCTTCATATGCACTACACAATACTTTCTTTGTATGTTTTCTTGATCTGAGCGATTTCCTGCACAAAGAATTTTCCGATATAGTCACGGACGCAATTCCGCTCATCCGTCTTACTTCCGGTGTTCTGCTACACAAGATTTCAATCAAAACGGACTCGTCTGTTCCGGCTCCcttgagaagaaatcgaacaaAAAGAACGCATTGTTCTAATTAATCTTGCCTTCATCGCGTCTTTCAGCTCTTTTGCGTCGAAAACATCGGTACGTTCCATCAAGGCGAGTGTTATGTCTTCCAAGTTGCCTCTCAATTCCGATTTCAGATCGGATATCAAGTCCTAAAGAAGGGGAAGCAGGTCGAAGCCCAATAAACGCTATTTTCATTGCAATCTCTTACCTTTCCGAACATCGTTTTGAATTGAAGTTTGATCTCCTGACGTTGGGCGTTCGAACAGTTCGTCAAAACGTCGATGATCGTCTTTTCGTCGGTTCCTGGTCGTGGGAAGAGACGAGGAACTTTGCGGTGAAAACGGCAGCGTGTTTTTTAGGTTCGCGCACGTACGTACCCATTCCTTTCATCGCTTTTCGCAGCTTCTCAGCCGCAGTTTCGGCGttgaacgacggcgacggcgtgatTGTACCCTACGAAATATGACTGCAACAAAGGCGACGAGTGCATTTTGCATGAGATTACAGAAACCATTGTTCCAGAGAGGGATTGCGAGtcggagagagagaagagacagaGTCACAGAGCCCGTAGCAGCATCACGTGTTTTCGACTAACATGCACACGCCTACCTACCCGCCCACCTCGTGTCTTCCCCAAAAAATAACTGTACGTGTACCTAAGTAGAGTTTCCTTCTGCAATAAAAAGGTTCcattagagaaaaaatctgTAGAATAGCTAACTTACCTGTAATCCGTAGCTTCCTATTCCGAATTAGTGCCTCTCTTGAAGGTGGCTTTGAGGACAAAAGTTTCACTCTGGCGTGAGGCACGTTGACTTGCTTTTCGTCGGGTTTCTGATGCTCATAGGCAGTACCTGTCATAATCAGTAAGAAAAAGTCAAGGACGAAACAAAATATTCAAATGATTTTGCAAAAATTGGAGAGAGGATATTTGCTCGAATCGGCACAAACAGGACATTCGTCTCTGTCGTAATCTCCAACACGTGCTCCACCGATCCGATGCCGGCATTTCCGACAGCTCCGACAGCAACGGCAAAGATTTCCACATCAAGTTGAACTTTCATTCCCGCAGCAACCTGAATTCAATCCATAGAAAatacaataataataatgatcaTCGTCGTTACCGGTCCGGGAGTGTAGAGTATCTTAATTCCTGTCGATGGCGGAGGCTGCTTCAATTTAAATCGGCAACTATCGATTCCAACGTTTCGTAGAACGACCGGGTATGAATAGGTGTATCCCTCGCGAAGAACACCGAAGTCCACGTCGTCCGGCAAAATCTCAAATCCTCGCATTGTCGTTGCCAGAGCCGTCGATCCGGCGACAGACGACGTGGCCACCTTCCGACGCACGGGCTCCTCTACCGtttcaaactgaaaaaaaaagaatagtTCCAAATGTATTTCATAcagattcgttttctttaccgTAACGTTTGGCAGAGCTCCCGCTTTTGATCCTTTGATTGACGACGGAAGTTTAATTGCCTGTTTCCTCGGAACTCCCGTCACGTCAAGCTGAAAACTTTTGCTGCCAACGGCTGGTAGCGGAGTTCCTCCACCAACAGAGAGCCCATGCCCAGGATCCCTTACGCTAAGGTGACGAACGCCCCCCGGTTCGCTAgctagaaaataaaaattaactAAGTCTACTGCAAAATAAAGATACTTACCTGTATCTTGGTCTTTTTCAGGCGACATATCATTTTCACCAGCGACGCCTGGAGTCGGATTCAATGGCCTCGTcaccgacgtcgccgacgcttGAACTGGCGTTGGATTCTCTGGCCGCTCCGACGTACTTCCGCCCAGCGCTTTCGCCGGTGTTGGATTCAACGGTCGAACAGGCGacgcggcggcaacggcgtcgGTTGACAACGACTCCGGTATTCGAGTCAACGACGGCGTGATGTAAACACTCACAGGCGGACTAGATCCGCGTTCGTTCGGACTGCCGTTTCCCGCCGTCAGCGGCGTGTGCGTCGTTGCCCGACCGGGATCGATGGCCGAATCGACGCCCGACATGACACTGCGAGAAGAATGAGCGGGATAGAGCTCGTCCATTTCCGACACGCCGCCGGGTCgcatcgccgtcgctctgATCTGATTCTCCGGCAATTGAGCCGCTAGAGATTTCATGTTTGGTAAAGCCGTTTCGAGAAAATTACcgcgcggcggcgcgtcGTAGTCGCGCTCTCGCAGCGCTTTCAGGCCAATTGCTAACGCGCCGACTTCCCTCTGATGCTCTTCGAGTCGAGCTTTGGTTCGTTCGGTGGCAGTCGCTCGCttgacgtcgcgtcgcttcGGTTCGACGGATCTCTTCAGTGCCGCTTCGTAGTCGTGTAGAAGTTGTTCGTCTGATTTGTTGCGATACAATTCTCTTGCAGCTCTGAAAAGTCCGTCTGCTTTTGAAGCCGAAAGCGTACGATCTCGAACTGCCAGCTGCGACGCCAGTTTTGCCGCCTTggccttctcgtcgtcacttcgacGATCCGGCAATAGTAGACTTCGTTCGACTTGCCGCTGATCTTCTCGCCAACGCAAAAATCGACAAAACGCATTCACGACGTTGAGTCGGCCCTCTTCGCCGAGTCGAGGATACTCAACGAGTTGACGAAAAAGAACCGTCGGAGGCGAAACGCTCTTTGATGCGTCGTCATTTTCAGAATTCCGATCGCGTAGTCCCGGTGGAATAATCGTTTTCTCCGCGTACGGCATGGTCCACCTCTCCGGCAATTTGGTCTTGAGAACTGTGATTGCCTTCGCTCCCGTCGCGTCTTCAATGGGTTCGGTgagaatcgccgccgccggatcGTCAGCAGCCGCAGATAGAAAATCGGCGATATCGGCTTTTCGCATCAACGCCGTCCCGCTGCCGTCTCTGTGAACGACAAAAAGGCGAGGAGACAAGAATTTATCGCCATTGCCGCTGTCTGCGTTGCCGACTAcggtgccgtcgcgacgaataGTAACGTCGCCAAAACGCGCagccgcctccgccgtcgGATGAAGAACGTAAGCGCCGGGAAGAAGCTCGCCGTCGCTAGACGGCAACTCCATACCGGCCGATTTAGGAACAAAACACAGTTCTCCGTCGTAGGCAATATCGACGACGTTACCGTCGCCCCGCTCGAGACGATACTCGCCACGATTTGTCGACGAGATAACGACTCCGTTACCGAACTCCGTACGACAAGCGCCGGTATCCCGATCGAACGACAACGCAACGAAGCTCGGGTGTTCAACTCGAACGAACGCTTGATCGGCTTCGCAGGACGTCGTCATGCGCGTGCCGTCCGCGTGTTCGACGACAGCGCTGCCGTCcggtcgtcgaacgatcgtcACGCCGTCGGCTCGACTAAGCATCGTCTCTTTTGATTGAGGATCGGTggcgtatgacgtcatgacgtccgaaacgacgacaatgcgctcgtcttcgtcgccacaATTCGCTTTGTGAAGAAACTGATTTCCGTCGATTCCTGTCGTCTTCCAAACGTCCACTACTTTCTGCGGATGCAACGGACCTCCCGTAAaagcttcgtcgtcgccgccaccgccgctaAAAGTTActcttctcgacggcgaaTGAGCTCGCATCGTTTCTGcctcgtctttctcgtccgtttccgtcgtcgtcgtcgtcgtcgctcccCGATAAGCGTACGCAttcgctgccgtcgccgtgctAACCGTGCCGTCGGCGAACAAAACGTGCGTCGAGCCGTCTTTCATTAACTTGACGACCGTTCCGTCTTTCGTCACGCATCGCGACAACTCGTTtttcatcgccgccgcccgccTGCCCTCGCACGACTGAACAGCGCGCGTTCGAACGTCGTAGCTCAttcgcacgacgacgcgaccgCCGTCGAGATGCGAGTCCTCTCGCAGGCTCTCCAATTCGCCTTCGTGCGCGACGTCGTATTGCACGCCGAGTCCGTCCggcaacgaaacgaagagCTCTTGATACTTCGGTCGGAGTGCGTCGTCCAACGCCTgtcgctttttctcctcttccgcctcgcgacgtcgttttgcttCTTCCTCCTGAAGTCGCTGCTGTTCAAGGAGAGCCTGTTCGGCCGCCGCTgcgtccttcttctttccgcCCGCTTTTACGCCGACTCGTTGCGACGGCACGTCGGCGATTTCGCCGCTAGTTTTTTCCGCTTCCATTGCCGgtgccgtcgtttctttctctttcgccgacgaccGGCCACCGTTTCGGCCCAGTTTACTTACTGCTGCCGTCATACCGTCGTCAAACc from Oscarella lobularis chromosome 11, ooOscLobu1.1, whole genome shotgun sequence includes the following:
- the LOC136193283 gene encoding sphingomyelin phosphodiesterase-like gives rise to the protein MRIVCLLVFVLPTLNVALPATKSLRENLHRLSTVVSQIAARTSGAIECDVCKAAVLLIKPLVGLPNVEDEVAKIISDACTDLKIEDKTVCDGIANEFRPEVFGVLLDRYVTADEVCGAIFGDSCADPYNPYDNWTIPIPPNKPPRRPPAPPKAGSPIMKIIQLSDTHHDFAYEEGRDTDCGEPLCCRTSDKWVGKLGAGKWGDYKCDPPVQTLENMYEYISKNIDFDAIYWTGDVPPHNVWDQPRAEQLDVIDNVTRLMFKYFPDKIVYPALGNHDSAPVNSFPPPFVTGNDSEAWLYDTLSENWSKDWLPASTVDTIRYGGFYSTNVSKYFRIISLNMNYCNNENFWLYINTTDPAGQLEWLTKQLLEAEAAHQKVHIIGHIPPQSGDCLLPWSQAYYSIVNRFEGTISGQFFGHTHVTSVSVFYDEKEASVPTNVAYIGPSVTTYSDLNPAFRVYTVDGSYPNSSFAVLDYADYIMNLTEANLNGVPNWQKEYSARSAYDMKWLFPSDWNDFINRCKANSTLVGIYDKYYHHSHVMEPCDASCAQSHICSMEHARSHQPCKMPSGEMPSGVQSKAKKLC
- the LOC136193286 gene encoding hydroxylysine kinase-like, which codes for MDLNFKFDAKFENASVESQFVLKILNWTDSKHLGNIEGQNDLMTFLHDQGLPVSAPLKSRMGQRTVLRGFDHPDYRERDSPPKYAVRIFPFLPGRLLKVLAPQPDVYFQVGKFAGMLTKCLEKFPSNRALQERVDRWDLAHLSKSRQFLDPLKTTDPEKWRKLSRILDEFESDIYPLLVTLPKAYIHGDLSDSNLIMDDRDVAGLLDFGDAVYSYRVCEIGIAIAKILLREDGDKISLSASWLAGFRTRYPVSENELSLIFPLALGRLAQIYILTRAQVEKLTSENDYLQQLIQPAWDAICQLETITKKTVMKKWNIRL
- the LOC136193282 gene encoding ephrin type-A receptor 5-like; protein product: MSRKGMLTKFKGGMKGRTGKRTSTSYFFKLDKMYFSYSETKHATEPKQFHILSDIVDVSYDKSRECTFEVRFRKGDSWLLAADSLEDAFGWMEALKPGSTRAIRQDSAQHGSNRGRSASSPALAVAPPVFPYPQPLPPSLTRGNTYSGGPIAGHHPMTSVASSLPPQSFAPRNPPLAEAPPSYESTILDSLDSSEYIDIREVESSPQRKKKQLQQLQHLQHQHPQPQPHIYDTSDMQKHQHQPPQSPHSDMQEHLYDMSDMQEHMSDMTIDLDADTSYVPMSMPNPVLSDSRLSPQKANSLPRAKPPSLGECGRKNQSLPEKEEAIYSELDDPRNKTVTYCMEKLPKLEMDKLKLMSKLAEGNFGVVYQGIYKIGNLSIAAKLLKDKCDEKDLNDMIKEAYILNQLNHPHVVRFYGLGWQEGNPVLVLEFLDNGALDEFVRKCGREKSLKQLVHYVLDVLSAMVYLSRRAFVHRDLAARNVLVSRSEQCKLSDFGLSRELEEPDGMYLSQGGRVALKWAAPESLNHRRFTTASDVWSCGVLMWEVLSFGKEPYEALNMMATLSFTSQGGRLSKPEICPPAIYALMRRCWQDDEAMRPNFDEIYRELSSLERNL
- the LOC136193289 gene encoding post-GPI attachment to proteins factor 3-like, with protein sequence MHQVTNDDIRYGRPVRQFYGKWPFVRIFGVQEVASTIFSVANCLAHVSALRRYRSRVPRRYRLYWVWQANSLVSIHAWVWSTVFHARDVPFTERMDYFAATSLIVMQVFCQQMRIVGGSRPARNAVSWLLGAIDASVYASYVYYMAFIRFDYGFNINFNVTLGVLMMCTWFGWCFVCKDKQPYVWKCVLFLLLLFSAMGLELGDFPPVFGLFDAHSLWHLATIPLPLLWYSFVVDDARYELKEQSVVLGRL